In Brassica napus cultivar Da-Ae chromosome A3, Da-Ae, whole genome shotgun sequence, the sequence CTCTGTCGCCAATGAAACTCTTCCATCAACACGTCCGGTAAATACATTCCATAGTGGCCGTCCATACTATAACATCAAATACCGAATTTATAATTCTTTCTGAAGCTTTGTTATATAAAACCTTCTAAATTATTAACCGAAATCTAAACTAATCCTATAATTTTCTAAAGTCAAGAACCGATTCTTGATTATCAGCAAAGCGTTTTCTCAACCACTACAGTAGTGTACATTGTTTGTTTAGTAAATGTTGACTCTGAGAGTGAAATCTCGATGCACcagtaaaaaaagttttttaatagaaaataaagttgttaaagagaaaaaagcaatttttagatatatatatatatatatatataatacggATGTGAAGTTGTAAATTATTCATTCACACAGTCaatatataaattctaaaaatgagttttttttaagaattaaaaaatgggtatttgtttcaaaaaaatctcTTTTTCCAATTTTTCATGGTTTATTCAGTTTGATTCGAGTTTGTTCTCAACCGTAAAACTTAAATTCTCTAATCATGAATTATATAGACGAGTTAGTTTATGTTACTTGGTACGAGACGGCATCGCGGGCGGCTAAGGTGAGAATGTCAGCGCAGGAGACGGTTTTGGGACATCGTTTTTCAATAACTGACTTGATCTCATCGATGATTCCAAACCCTACAAGCGAGAGATTAGGTCTCGCCTCCTTCTCTGACGCGGCTTCGCCAGCAACCGAATCTAAAAGCAGTGATGCGTCACACCCCTAGATAACATCAATGCATCCACATTATAGTTGATCTTTACTATAAAAATGTTCaggaaatgagaaaaaaaaaacgtttaaaAGCATACATACCCTAACAAAGCAGTCATGGTAATGAACTCTCAATAACTTGGCAGCTAAGCTAGGGTTTGCTTTGACTTTCTCGGACACGATCTCGTTCACGATATCCTCGGCTTCAGGACAGGTCTTGTGATAGAATTTCATCTTCAGCTTACCCTCCCATCTTCCTCTCCTCGTCGCATGGCCATTGTTATGACCGTTATTATGACCGTTGCTGTGACTGTCTGTCTTACCATCAACATAGAGTAAGAGggccaaaaacaaaacaagagaaAATAGAAACCGAGCTagagtctgctgattcttagcCATGACTCGACTCTTTTATATTTGCTTTGAAGTAtttgtgctagttgtgtttgaGGAAAGCACTTGTCCGGGCTGCTTTATAGGGAAGCTGATGCTCACACTCTCCACTTTTTCTGTTCAAAGAAATTGAATAATCATTGAAATTATTATCAAGTAAAGTTCCATGCATGTGTTGTGAGAATGAAGGATTAATTATTAACTTACAAGTCAACAccattagaaaatatataattcccACAAATCATTTAGCTTCATTAGCTGAACCATAACGTGAACATCCATAATTTAGATCTATATATTTATGGATTTCAATGCTGTCTCCAGGACAAATTTACATTAATCAGGCAGTGTTTTTATATACTTTCACTGTCCTCTGAAACTTTAATTATCAATCTGTGACGAAAGATTCTATTTCACTGGGCATGACCTCGATCCTTCTACTTTGAAATAGCCTGGATTGGCCCCCGTTTATATATCAACTCCAAATACAAGTGTATCATCTCAATATTGACATACAAGGCGAATGGTGGAACTGAAGAATGGATAtgagaaaaaaaggaagaatgGATATGAAAATATCCCTAGTACAAAACTATTACTAGGAATAGGAATATAGGATGCTTTTTTGTCAGCCGATTTGTGAACAATATTATTGAGGTCCACAAGTCTACCCTAATTCTAAATTGAAGAAGTTAGATTTGCATACAATATATTACATTGGCATATCAATGGGTGGTTCTTATTCTGTCTAATCAACATCCATAAGAACATTTCTTTTAGGTGATCTTACAGGATACAAGGTAAGCTACAGTCACCAAAAAGTTTTGTTACTAGCTTTGCAGATTCATATTAAATGTTATCTACATCAAGCTAGAAATGCCTCCATATATGAAATTTATGCAGATGCAGGCAAGTAGACTGGATTGGATGATTTAGAAGCTGTTAATTTGCCGTTTTAATATGCACTGCAAGTTTAGAGTTATGTTTTTTAGGTGATACAAGCACCTTGATAAGCGGCTAACACGCAGCGAACGCCACATGACTACAAATACTTGTTTTGAGTTGCTGAATTCAGATATTATACTTCTACAACACAATCCAGATGGAGTAAACTAAACGTCTGCAACGTCCTTTAACTCCTCTGATTTGCTCTCTTCAGGGACCAAGGAATTTGATGGTTCTGAACTTGGTTCAATAGCAGCAGAGATGGAGCTTACTGATTCTGGCGGTGCCTCTGAATCCAAGTCGGCTGATTCGCTAGTTCCAACACATTTCTTACCATCTCCTTCAACGTCAGATTCTGAGACAGAGCACTTAGCCTCTGGTTCGTCTAAACCACCAACTGTTGGATCCTCCACTGGCAAGCTTTCCTCATTCTCTTTCTGGGAACTTAATGCTGAAGACAAATGCTCTTGTTGGCCCTCcgattcttctttctcctccaaGACACCAGTGGCCACATTATCTTCAGATTGATCGCTTGCATTACCAACTTCATCCATCTGTGTGGCCTCCTCAGTTTCATCTAGATTTGTGGACACATTCTCTGGCTGAACGCTGGCTTCACCATCAATCATGTCTCTATCTTCCGATGGGTTCTCAGCCTTGTTCTCTTTCTCTGAACTTAAGGCTGAAGATATATGCTCTTCTTGATCCTTTGATTCTTCCTTTTCCTCCAAGACACCAATGGCCATATTATCTTCAGACTGGCCGCTTGCATTACCAGCTTCCTCCATCTGTGTAGGCTCCTCAGTTTCAACTACATTCATGGACAAATCCTCTGGCTGAACCGAAACATTAATACCGCTGGCTTCACCATCGGTCATGTTTATCTCTTCTGGTGTGTTTTCAGCCTTAGTCATGTTTATCTCTTCCGGTGTGTTTTCGGCCTTGGTTTCTTTCTCGGAACTTAATGCTGAAGACATATGCTCTTGTTGATCCTTtgattcttctttctcttccaagACACCAGCCACATTATCTTCAGACTGGTCGCCTGCTTTACCAACTTCCTCCATCTGTGTGGACTCGTCAGTTTTAACTAGATTCCTGGACAGATCCTCAGGCTCAACAGAAACATTTATACCGCTGGCTTCACCATCAATCATGTCTGTATCATCCGATGGGTTCTCAACCTTGTTCTCTTCCTCTGAACTTAATGCTGAAGACAAAGGCTCCCGTTGATCCTTtgattcttctttttcctccAAGACACCAATGTTATCTTCAAACAGGTCGCTTGCATTACCAACTTCCCCCATCTGTGTGGGCTCCTCAGTTTCAACTAGACTCCTGGACAAATCCTCTGGCTGAACCGAAACATTAATACCGCTGGCTTCACCATTGGACATGTTTATCTCTTCTGGTGTGTTTTCGGCCTTAGTCTCTTCCTCTGATCTTAATGCTGAAGACAAATGCTCtccttgatcatttgattcttctttttccttatcTTCAGGCTGGTCGCTTGCATTACCAACTTCCCCTACCTGTGTGGGCTCTTCAGTTTCAACTAGATTCATGGGTAAATCCTCTGGCTGAATTGGAACATTAATACCGCTGGCTTCACCATGAATCATGTCTCTATCGTCCGATGGATTCTCAGCCTTGTTCTCTTCCTCTGAACTTAATGCTATAGACAAATGCTCTTGCTGATCCTGtgattcttctttttctccCAAGACACTAACGGCCACATTCTCAGAATGGTCACCTGCATCGCCAACTTTTCCCATCTGTGCAGGCTCCTCAGTTTCAATTAGACTTCTGGACATATCCTCTGGCTGAACCGAAGCATTCATACCGCTAGCTTCACCATCAATCATGTTTTTCTCGTCCGATGGGTTATCGGCCTTAGTCTGTTCCCCAGAACTTAATTCTGAAGACAAATGCTCTCGTTGATCATCtgattcttctttttccccCAAGACACTAACGGCCACATTATCTTCAGAATGGTCACTTGCATCACCAACTTCTCCCATCTGTGCAGGCCCCTCAGTTTCACCTAGGCTCCTGGACAAATCCTCTGGCTGAACCGATGGATTTATATCAATCATGTTTCTCCCGTCCGACGGGTTCTCAGCCTTGTTATCTTCCACTGAACTTAAGGCTGAAGACAAATGCTCTCGTTGATCCTTtgattcttctttttccccCAAGACATCAATGGCCATATCATCTTCAGCTCGGTCACTTGCATCACCAACTGTTCCCATCTGCGCAGGCTCCTCAGTTTCAACTAGATTCATGCACAAATCCTCTGGCTGAACCGAAACATTTATGCCGCTGGCTTCACCATCAACAATGTTTCTCTCGTCCGATGGGTTCACGGCCTTGTCTCCCTCTATCACTGGTAGAGACGAAGGGGGGTCTGTACCtactaaaaataaattgaaagatATATTTAGAGTTCTTTTTTTGAACCTAAAGTAGTCATGCTACAAGATGTGTCATTGATTTAATGAACGTGCATACCTCCCAATTGCTCTGCAGAgaaaggcaattgaactgatgcATCCACCATTTCTGTGTCAGCGGTAATAGCTTCTCCACCAAGCTTACAACTGTCACCTCCTAGAATTGAAGCAGATTCTCCAGAATCTTGTTCTGCATTGGCAGAATCAGATAGAGGACTACCATAATCTTCATGAACAAGTGATATAGAGTTCTTATTGCTGGTCTGGGTCTTTAGTCCAACAGTGTGCGGCGTCGACAATTGGATTGCAGCAGAACTTGGTCCAACATCGCATATCTGATCATCTGGACTCTCACCTTCTTTACGTTTTGCCTCGTCCTCTTCACTCGTCTGATTTGTAGTATCGAGAGATTTGCTATCCACATATGAACTTTCATCAATTCTCATTGGAGATCCTTGTGATTCCTCATAACTTCTCTCAAGCTCATGAGACCCAACCGTGGGCTGCACATTCATCTGTTCTACTGGAATCAAGGAGGTAGTTCCTTTTTTATCACCATCGATTTCTTCACCCTTCACTTCAGTAGATAGATTTGTTTCTTGCTGTTCTGTTGGCAAAAGTTCTGTAGTTGTCAACGATGCAACAGAATCGGGTAAAATATCTCCTGAAGACAGTTGCACCACAGAAGAATCCGCTTCAACACCAGATATCTTGACAAGGTCATTTCCGGCATCTGCAACAACCACAAACAACTCGGTGCCACTATCTTTGTTTGTAACCAATTCAATCGGACCACCAGACCCAGGGTGAGCAACATCTGAGATCAGATTTTCCTCATTCATCGGAAATTGTGAAGATCCGGGATTGTTAACACCACAAGACGTCCCTTCAGTCACAATCTGGTCTGCAAGAGCTTCCTCAGTCGAAGTATTAGGTGGACAATTCGAAGTATGGCCTACAGAAATCATTTCAGCCTTTTCGGAAGAAACAGCATCATCGGAATTAGTAGGATTTAACTGCATTTTTGTTTTTGCGGCCGTATCACCCAATTGAGACCTTACACCTACGACATCCTTTGCCTCCTCAGGATCAAGGACAAACTTCAGATCATCGGAGTTAGGTGTCAGAAGCTCGCTCTctagaactttttcagagatgGAAACACTCATCTCCAGAGAGCTTTTAGTCACAGAATCATTCAAGTCTTCAGGTACCTCTGCACTAGTTCCAGAAAAATTGCTGCCACCACCAATTTCAGAAGAATTTGTAGGAGTAATGCGACAATCCAAATCAGCACCGCTAGGTTTATGGATTTCAGGTGACTCAGGTTTCTTTGGAGAACCATGTTCATTGGATGCTGAAGGAATTTTCGAATCTTCAACAAcacaagcagaagaagctggAACAGTTTCCGAGGAATCCTTCGATATCAGTCCAAAATTTTCAGTCATCTTCATTGCTTGAGGAGAAACTGAAGGTGATATAGATGGCCCTGCCTGTTTATTAGGAGCCTCAGCGGAATCAGCATTAGGAGTTGGTAAGCTTTGCACATTACCATCATTCTGAGGCTCCGGTGATTGACTTTCTTTGTTTATCTCAGGCAAAACCTCGTCTACAGGGCTTTTGGAATCAACCGGGACAGTACCTTGAGCTGGAGTATCATCAGATTGATCAACAGGAGACTTAGATCCAGGTGAAGGTTTTACAGTTTCATGGACCAGCATAGAAGAATcagaaattttcttttcttctgaaACATTGGGAACAGGCGCTGCTATTTGTACCTTTGGATCAGTTGATGTTGCTACTTTCTGTTCCGTCTCAACTAACTCGCTACCCACAGGACGTTTTGAGTCAACGAGCATAGTATCTTGTGGTGTTATATCATCAGAGTGAGTAACAGAAGCCTTAACATCAGATGAAGTCTTAATGATCTTATCAACCATGACTGACGACTCAGACTTTTGCTTCTCGACTGAAACACTGGAACCGATTGTTTCTACTCCCATGTTATGATCGGCAGGTTGGATTATATTCTCTGCCTTGCTGGTCTTAGCTATGTGCATATTCATCGTTTCCGAGGATTTTCCATCTGGCTCATTTGTTACCGTTGTTTCAGAAGGCTCCCCAACTTTATGCTTTAAGAGGGAAGTCTCTGAAAATATCTCTTTCATGACACGAGCAACATCAGTCACATCAGTAGTTTGTTTCCTTCCAGTACCACCAACACCtgatatttcttttcttttttcctgaCTTGTACCGGCAGACGAGTGTGCAAGTGACGGGTTGAAATGGGGTTGTTCTTGGACAACAACATCAG encodes:
- the LOC106443589 gene encoding peroxidase 24-like, which translates into the protein MAKNQQTLARFLFSLVLFLALLLYVDGKTDSHSNGHNNGHNNGHATRRGRWEGKLKMKFYHKTCPEAEDIVNEIVSEKVKANPSLAAKLLRVHYHDCFVRGCDASLLLDSVAGEAASEKEARPNLSLVGFGIIDEIKSVIEKRCPKTVSCADILTLAARDAVSYQYGRPLWNVFTGRVDGRVSLATEATRDLPSAGANFTSLQKLFAESDLDVVDLVALSGAHTIGTARCGVFSRRLLNFTGKGDTDPSLNSSYASFLKSKCSDKSQRLNSSAVVGMDPTGALSFDSGYFVSLLQHKGLFTSDAALLTDSSAAHIASVFQNSESFLAQFGRSMIKMSSIKVLTLGDEGGEIRRNCRVVN